GGGAAAGGATGGCCTACTTGATTGCCGTGTACGATGTCAACCAAAAGCGTGTGGGCAAGATGCTCAAGTTGTTCCGACGCTACCTCACCTGGGTGCAGAATTCGGTCTTCGAAGGCGAGCTGACGGAGGCGCAGTTTCAGGCGCTGCGCCAGGAAGCCGATGCGCTGTTGCAGGACCAGGATGGCGTGGTGTTTTATCGCTTGCGCGACGAGCGCTACCGGGATCGCATCGCCTTGGGCGAAGAGAAAGGCGAGCGAAGTCGGTTTCTGTAAGTCGTCGGCTCCTCCCTTCTCGGCTACCCTCTGCGGGCATCATACCCCTCACCCTCGTATTAAAACGGCC
The Catalinimonas alkaloidigena DNA segment above includes these coding regions:
- the cas2 gene encoding CRISPR-associated endonuclease Cas2, with the translated sequence MAYLIAVYDVNQKRVGKMLKLFRRYLTWVQNSVFEGELTEAQFQALRQEADALLQDQDGVVFYRLRDERYRDRIALGEEKGERSRFL